Proteins from a genomic interval of Amycolatopsis sp. cg13:
- a CDS encoding acyl-CoA dehydrogenase family protein, with amino-acid sequence MRIDYTSEQQALAAELREYFAELMTPARRESLAAPGGEYGDGLAYKEIVRQLGKDGWLALGWPREYGGQDRSMLDQLVFTDEAAIAGVPVPFLTVNTVGPTIMRFGTPDQKAFYLPKIAAGELHFAIGYSEPGAGTDLASLRTRATRDGDEYVVNGQKMWTSLIEYADYVWLAARTDPEARKHKGLSILIVPTSAPGFSWTKVHTVAGPGTSATYYDDIRVPVTSRVAEENAGWPLITNQLNHERVALTSAAPVRKALADVVEWARAESLTDREWVRTHLARVHAYAEYLKLRNWKIAWAAAASELGPAEASATKIYGTEMAIEAYRLLMEVVGAAAVVRDGSPGAVLAGRLERLHRSALILTFGGGTNEVQRDIVAATALGQPVTR; translated from the coding sequence GTGCGGATCGACTATACGAGCGAGCAGCAGGCGCTGGCCGCTGAGCTGCGGGAATACTTCGCCGAACTGATGACTCCCGCGCGGCGGGAAAGTCTCGCCGCGCCGGGCGGCGAGTACGGCGACGGGTTGGCGTACAAGGAAATCGTCCGGCAGCTCGGCAAGGACGGCTGGCTCGCGCTCGGCTGGCCGCGCGAGTACGGCGGCCAGGACCGGAGCATGCTCGACCAGCTGGTTTTCACCGACGAAGCGGCGATCGCCGGGGTGCCGGTGCCGTTCCTGACGGTGAACACGGTCGGCCCGACGATCATGCGGTTCGGCACGCCGGATCAGAAGGCGTTCTACCTGCCGAAGATCGCCGCCGGCGAGCTGCATTTCGCGATCGGCTACTCCGAGCCGGGTGCGGGCACGGACCTCGCCTCGCTGCGCACGCGGGCTACCCGCGACGGCGACGAGTACGTGGTCAACGGGCAGAAAATGTGGACCAGCCTGATCGAGTACGCCGACTACGTGTGGCTCGCCGCGCGCACCGATCCGGAGGCGCGCAAGCACAAGGGCCTGTCGATCCTGATCGTGCCGACCTCCGCGCCGGGCTTTTCCTGGACGAAGGTGCACACCGTCGCGGGTCCCGGCACCAGCGCGACCTACTACGACGACATCCGCGTGCCGGTCACGTCGCGGGTCGCCGAGGAGAACGCGGGCTGGCCGCTGATCACCAACCAGCTCAACCACGAACGCGTCGCGCTCACCTCAGCCGCACCAGTGCGGAAAGCACTGGCCGACGTCGTGGAATGGGCCCGCGCGGAGTCGCTGACCGACCGCGAATGGGTCCGGACGCACCTCGCGCGAGTGCACGCCTACGCGGAGTACCTGAAGCTGCGGAACTGGAAGATCGCCTGGGCCGCCGCTGCCAGCGAACTCGGCCCGGCCGAGGCGTCGGCGACCAAGATCTACGGCACCGAGATGGCGATCGAGGCGTACCGGCTGCTGATGGAGGTGGTCGGCGCGGCCGCCGTCGTGCGCGACGGCTCCCCCGGCGCGGTGCTCGCGGGACGGCTGGAACGGCTGCACCGCTCGGCGTTGATCCTCACTTTCGGCGGCGGCACCAACGAGGTGCAGCGCGACATCGTCGCCGCCACCGCCCTCGGCCAGCCCGTGACGCGTTAG
- a CDS encoding sulfurtransferase, with protein sequence MRPLISPAELAAFPDRERPVVLDVRWRLGGPPGAESYQEGHVPGAVFVDLDTALASPPGDGGRHPLPDPAVLQRELRKAGVRDGRPVVVYDDADGSVAARAWWLLRWAGHPEVAVLDGGYTAWLAEGREVTAEVSSPEPGDIEVKPGGMPVLSADDAAALAREGVLFDARAHVRYTGETEPVDPRAGHIPGAVSAPSSEHAGADGRWKSPSELAERFASLGSAEGVPVGAYCGSGVTASSVVLALEVAGRAEPAALYAGSWSHWSRDPERPAATGPERG encoded by the coding sequence ATGCGACCGTTGATCTCGCCCGCTGAGCTCGCCGCGTTCCCCGATCGCGAGCGTCCCGTCGTGCTGGACGTCCGCTGGCGGCTCGGCGGACCGCCCGGCGCGGAGTCCTACCAGGAGGGACACGTGCCCGGGGCGGTGTTCGTCGACCTCGACACGGCGCTGGCCTCGCCGCCCGGAGACGGCGGCCGACACCCGCTGCCCGACCCCGCCGTGCTGCAGCGTGAGCTGCGCAAAGCGGGCGTTCGGGACGGGCGTCCGGTGGTCGTGTACGACGACGCCGACGGCTCGGTCGCCGCGCGGGCCTGGTGGCTGCTGCGCTGGGCCGGCCATCCGGAGGTCGCGGTGCTCGACGGCGGTTACACAGCGTGGCTGGCCGAGGGGCGGGAAGTGACGGCCGAGGTGTCGTCGCCGGAGCCGGGCGATATCGAGGTCAAGCCAGGCGGCATGCCGGTCCTGTCGGCGGACGACGCGGCGGCGCTCGCGCGCGAAGGCGTGCTGTTCGACGCGCGGGCGCACGTCCGCTACACGGGCGAGACCGAGCCGGTCGACCCGCGCGCCGGGCACATCCCGGGTGCGGTGAGCGCGCCGTCGTCCGAGCACGCGGGTGCGGACGGGCGCTGGAAGTCGCCGTCCGAGCTTGCCGAGCGGTTCGCGTCGCTGGGTTCGGCCGAGGGCGTTCCGGTCGGCGCTTACTGCGGTTCGGGCGTGACCGCGTCCTCGGTGGTGCTCGCGCTGGAGGTAGCCGGGCGTGCGGAGCCCGCGGCGCTGTATGCGGGGTCGTGGTCGCACTGGTCGCGGGATCCGGAACGTCCGGCGGCCACCGGCCCCGAACGCGGCTGA
- a CDS encoding acetoin utilization protein AcuC, which produces MSSPAVVWDPSLLKYDLGGHHPFNPVRLDLTVRLAAELGVLDGVELLVPTAAGDEELLRVHAPEYLAAVREAPDVSWDVGHGLGTDDNPVFPGMHDATALVVGSTLLAARKIADGEVRRAVNIAGGLHHAMRDHASGFCIYNDCAIAISWLLDHGFDRIAYVDTDVHHGDGVQAAFYDDPRVLTVSMHQHPFTLWPGTGYSAEVGRGKASGTAVNIPLPPHTRDPGWLRAFDAVVPAVLQEFQPQLLVTQCGVDSHEEDPMADMSLSVDGHRTIYSTLRDLAERYANGRWLAVGGGGYQLIRVVPRSWTHLMATVLDRDVPPETPLPPGWVSTVQRAAPAADLPAAMTDGKDTAFKPWGDDADDPVDIAIRDTRRAIFPLHGLDPDDPRD; this is translated from the coding sequence ATGTCGTCGCCTGCAGTTGTCTGGGATCCGTCGCTGCTGAAGTACGACCTGGGCGGGCACCATCCGTTCAACCCCGTCCGGCTCGACCTCACCGTGCGGCTCGCCGCTGAGCTGGGCGTGCTCGACGGGGTCGAACTGCTCGTGCCCACCGCGGCCGGCGACGAGGAGCTGCTGCGCGTGCACGCGCCCGAGTACTTGGCCGCGGTGCGGGAGGCTCCGGACGTCAGCTGGGACGTCGGGCACGGGCTCGGGACCGACGACAATCCCGTGTTCCCCGGGATGCACGACGCGACCGCGCTGGTCGTGGGCTCGACGCTGCTCGCCGCCCGCAAGATCGCCGACGGCGAGGTGCGGCGGGCAGTCAACATCGCGGGCGGGCTGCACCACGCGATGCGCGATCACGCCTCCGGGTTCTGCATCTACAACGACTGCGCGATCGCCATCTCGTGGCTGCTCGACCACGGCTTCGACCGCATCGCGTACGTCGACACCGACGTGCACCACGGCGACGGCGTCCAGGCCGCGTTTTACGACGACCCGCGCGTCCTCACCGTTTCGATGCACCAGCACCCGTTCACGCTCTGGCCCGGCACCGGCTACTCCGCCGAGGTCGGCAGGGGCAAGGCATCCGGCACGGCGGTGAACATCCCGCTGCCGCCGCACACGCGGGACCCCGGGTGGCTGCGGGCGTTCGACGCGGTCGTTCCCGCTGTGCTGCAAGAGTTCCAGCCGCAGCTGCTCGTCACGCAGTGCGGGGTCGACTCGCACGAGGAAGACCCGATGGCGGACATGTCCCTGTCGGTCGACGGCCACCGCACCATCTACTCCACCCTGCGCGACCTCGCCGAACGCTATGCGAACGGCCGCTGGCTGGCCGTCGGCGGCGGGGGATACCAGCTGATCCGCGTGGTGCCGCGCTCGTGGACGCACCTGATGGCGACCGTGCTGGACCGCGACGTCCCGCCGGAAACGCCGCTGCCGCCCGGCTGGGTCTCGACGGTCCAGCGCGCCGCCCCGGCGGCCGACCTCCCCGCCGCGATGACCGACGGCAAGGACACCGCCTTCAAACCGTGGGGCGACGACGCGGACGACCCGGTGGACATCGCGATCCGCGACACCCGCCGCGCGATCTTCCCGCTGCACGGCCTCGACCCGGACGATCCGAGGGACTGA
- a CDS encoding glucose 1-dehydrogenase — protein sequence MTEDRMAGKVALITGAARGQGAAAARAFVAQGAKVVIADVLDDEGKELAAELGESAVFCHLDVSDEDGWTAAVDRTVTEFGAPTVLVNNAGVLYFSELAKTPLAEYERVVRINQIGAFLGMRSVVEPMAGAGGGSIVNVSSVEGLAGMPFLVAYTATKFAIRGMTKVAALELGARGIRVNSVHPGMIDTKMVSDAAGADVDVSWVGKKVALGRVGRADEIAPLLVFLGSDESSYCTGSEFVADGGATATHALKL from the coding sequence ATGACCGAGGACCGGATGGCCGGCAAAGTCGCCTTGATCACCGGAGCAGCACGCGGCCAGGGCGCGGCGGCCGCGCGCGCGTTCGTCGCGCAGGGCGCGAAGGTGGTGATCGCCGACGTCCTCGACGACGAAGGCAAGGAGCTGGCCGCCGAACTCGGCGAATCGGCCGTGTTCTGCCACCTCGACGTGAGCGACGAGGACGGCTGGACGGCCGCGGTCGACCGCACGGTGACGGAATTCGGCGCGCCGACGGTACTGGTCAACAACGCCGGGGTGCTGTACTTTTCGGAGCTCGCGAAGACGCCGCTGGCCGAATACGAACGCGTCGTGCGGATCAACCAGATCGGGGCGTTTCTCGGCATGCGCTCGGTCGTTGAACCGATGGCAGGGGCCGGCGGCGGCTCCATCGTCAACGTGTCCTCTGTGGAGGGTCTGGCCGGGATGCCGTTCCTCGTCGCCTACACCGCGACCAAGTTCGCGATCCGCGGGATGACCAAGGTCGCCGCGCTGGAACTGGGCGCGCGCGGGATCCGGGTCAACTCGGTGCATCCGGGCATGATCGACACGAAAATGGTGTCCGACGCCGCGGGCGCGGACGTGGACGTGTCCTGGGTGGGCAAGAAGGTCGCGCTCGGCCGGGTGGGCCGCGCCGACGAGATCGCGCCGCTGCTGGTGTTCCTCGGCAGCGACGAGAGTTCGTATTGCACCGGCAGCGAGTTCGTCGCCGACGGCGGGGCCACGGCTACCCATGCGTTGAAACTGTGA
- a CDS encoding GNAT family N-acetyltransferase, producing the protein MSGNAPAGNSAADSSNAASGPSAAREPGAADGSATARGEAMSGDFGAEDSAAAGKRVASDHSASAEHPAPSGKRDPYDYPRDWEADVVLSDGGTVHLRPVVPSDADGLVALHGRLSERTRYFRYFGAYPRIPPRDLERFSTVDHHDRVAFVALLGDDVVAVGRYERLDQGPSAEVAFVVDDKHQGRGLGSILLEHLAAAASESGLRRFVAEVLSENAAMVRVFRDAGYQVSRAIEEGVLHLEFDIDPTEESLAVARSREQAAEARSVHNLLHPDTVAVIGASADPTKVGHVAFANMLAADFAGAVYPVNPEHRSVRGVRAYPSVLDIPDPVDLALVAVPAEAVESVLDACLAKGVKTLVIVSGGFAESGPLGLHAELRLVGEARAHGMRVVGPNALGVLNTAKDVRLNATLAPRLPKRGRTGFFCQSGALGTAILADAGSRGLGLSTFVSAGNRADVSGNDLLQYWETDPDTDLVLLYLESFGNPRKFARLARRLARSKPIVAVKSGRHAVRPQLAATSAEVDEASVQALFEQAGVVRVESLAQLFDTALVFAHQPLPAGPRIGIVGNSSAIGLLAADTARAEGLRLAFDPVDIGPQAGPDEFATAVREALDSPETDALIAVFAPPVAIPGAAYARALREAVSEMKQSKPIVSTFLAAEGVPDELAVLSDDGVPTRGSIPSYSSPERAVNALARVVRYAAWRQRPQGTLVRPGGLHVEQAQEIVRELLPEDGSSTLLSDDDVVRLLSCYGVDVVPFRVASSEDSAVAAAAELGYPVTLKAVDERLRGRPDFAGVRLDLMSEDSVRGAYRDLCAVSGDEDVYVQRMAPKGLSCAIGLQDDPSFGTLVSFGLSGLVSTLLGDRAYRAVPLTDVDAATLIREPRTSPLLTGYRGDEPADLAALQDMVLRVAALAEDNPEVRSLALDPILASPDGAFVANARLVVGAPPTRPDTGPRRLRHITPLDS; encoded by the coding sequence ATGAGTGGAAACGCGCCGGCGGGGAACTCCGCCGCGGACAGCAGCAACGCGGCGTCCGGCCCGTCCGCGGCCAGGGAACCCGGCGCGGCGGACGGGAGCGCCACGGCGAGAGGTGAGGCGATGTCTGGCGATTTCGGAGCGGAGGATTCTGCGGCGGCTGGCAAGCGGGTGGCGTCGGACCATTCCGCTTCGGCAGAGCACCCCGCCCCAAGCGGAAAGCGCGATCCTTACGACTACCCCCGCGATTGGGAAGCCGACGTCGTCCTCTCCGACGGCGGCACTGTCCACTTGCGACCCGTCGTGCCCAGTGACGCCGACGGGCTCGTCGCGTTGCACGGCAGGCTTTCCGAGCGCACCCGGTACTTCCGGTACTTCGGCGCCTACCCTCGCATCCCGCCGCGGGATCTTGAGCGGTTTTCCACTGTGGACCACCACGATCGGGTCGCGTTTGTGGCCTTGCTCGGGGACGACGTGGTCGCGGTGGGGCGCTACGAGCGGCTCGATCAGGGGCCGTCGGCGGAGGTCGCGTTCGTCGTGGACGACAAGCATCAGGGGCGCGGGCTCGGGTCGATTCTGCTGGAGCACCTCGCGGCGGCGGCGTCGGAGAGCGGGCTGCGGCGGTTCGTCGCGGAGGTGCTGAGCGAGAACGCGGCGATGGTGCGCGTGTTCCGCGACGCGGGCTACCAGGTCAGCCGCGCGATCGAGGAAGGCGTGCTGCATCTCGAGTTCGACATCGACCCCACGGAGGAGTCGCTCGCGGTCGCGCGGTCGCGGGAGCAAGCCGCGGAGGCGCGGAGCGTGCACAATTTGCTGCATCCCGACACGGTGGCGGTGATCGGGGCCTCGGCGGATCCCACCAAGGTCGGGCATGTCGCGTTCGCCAATATGCTCGCGGCCGACTTCGCGGGGGCCGTTTACCCGGTCAATCCGGAGCATCGGTCGGTTCGCGGGGTGCGGGCGTATCCGTCGGTGCTGGATATTCCGGATCCCGTCGATCTCGCGTTGGTGGCGGTGCCCGCGGAGGCTGTCGAATCGGTGTTGGACGCTTGTTTGGCCAAGGGCGTCAAGACGCTGGTGATCGTGTCCGGCGGGTTCGCCGAGTCCGGGCCGCTCGGGTTGCACGCGGAGTTGCGGCTGGTCGGCGAGGCGCGGGCGCACGGGATGCGGGTCGTCGGGCCGAATGCGTTGGGGGTGCTGAATACCGCGAAGGACGTTCGGCTCAATGCGACGCTCGCGCCGCGATTGCCGAAGCGGGGGCGGACTGGGTTCTTCTGTCAGTCAGGCGCGCTCGGGACGGCGATTCTTGCCGACGCGGGGTCGCGCGGGCTCGGGTTGTCGACGTTTGTGTCGGCGGGCAACCGGGCGGATGTGTCCGGCAATGATCTGCTGCAGTATTGGGAAACCGATCCCGACACCGATCTGGTGTTGCTGTATCTGGAGTCGTTCGGCAATCCGCGGAAGTTCGCGCGGCTTGCGCGCAGGTTGGCGCGGTCGAAGCCGATCGTGGCGGTGAAGTCCGGGCGGCATGCGGTGCGGCCGCAGCTCGCGGCGACGTCGGCGGAGGTCGACGAGGCCAGTGTGCAGGCGTTGTTCGAGCAGGCTGGCGTCGTGCGGGTCGAGTCGCTGGCGCAGTTGTTCGACACGGCGCTCGTGTTCGCGCATCAGCCGTTGCCGGCGGGGCCTCGGATCGGGATCGTCGGGAACTCCAGTGCGATCGGGTTGCTGGCCGCCGACACCGCCCGCGCGGAGGGGCTGCGGCTGGCGTTCGATCCGGTCGACATCGGGCCGCAAGCGGGACCGGACGAGTTCGCGACGGCGGTGCGCGAAGCGTTGGATTCGCCGGAGACGGACGCGTTGATAGCGGTGTTTGCGCCGCCGGTGGCGATTCCGGGGGCTGCGTACGCGCGAGCGTTGCGCGAAGCGGTGTCGGAGATGAAGCAGTCGAAGCCGATTGTCTCGACGTTCCTTGCGGCGGAAGGTGTGCCGGACGAGCTGGCGGTGCTGTCCGACGACGGCGTGCCGACGCGTGGGTCGATTCCGTCGTATTCGAGCCCGGAGCGCGCGGTGAACGCGTTGGCGCGCGTGGTGCGGTACGCGGCGTGGCGGCAGCGGCCGCAGGGGACGTTGGTGCGGCCTGGCGGGCTGCATGTCGAGCAGGCGCAGGAGATCGTGCGCGAGTTGTTGCCGGAGGACGGCAGTTCGACGCTGTTGTCGGACGACGACGTGGTGCGGTTGCTCAGCTGTTACGGCGTGGATGTGGTGCCGTTCCGGGTGGCGTCCAGTGAGGACAGCGCAGTGGCCGCCGCGGCTGAACTCGGTTACCCCGTCACGTTGAAGGCGGTGGACGAGCGGTTGCGGGGGCGGCCGGACTTCGCGGGCGTACGGCTTGACCTGATGTCCGAAGACTCCGTACGCGGTGCGTACCGGGATCTGTGCGCGGTGTCGGGCGACGAAGACGTGTACGTGCAACGGATGGCGCCGAAGGGGTTGTCGTGCGCGATCGGGCTGCAGGACGATCCGTCGTTCGGCACGCTCGTGTCGTTCGGGCTGTCCGGGTTGGTCAGCACGCTGCTTGGCGACCGCGCGTACCGGGCGGTGCCGTTGACGGACGTTGACGCGGCGACGCTGATTCGTGAGCCGCGTACGTCGCCGTTGCTGACGGGGTATCGCGGTGATGAGCCTGCGGACCTCGCGGCGTTGCAGGACATGGTGTTGCGCGTCGCGGCGCTCGCGGAGGACAACCCCGAGGTGCGGTCGTTGGCGTTGGATCCGATCCTCGCGTCGCCGGACGGGGCGTTCGTCGCCAACGCGCGGCTGGTGGTGGGCGCACCGCCGACGCGGCCGGATACCGGACCGCGTCGGCTGCGGCACATCACGCCGTTGGACTCGTGA
- a CDS encoding ferredoxin — translation MEVSVDRTLCEANAVCVGFAPEVFDLDDDENLVIGPVPEDEVERVSQAVTNCPKNALFTTG, via the coding sequence ATGGAGGTCAGTGTCGACCGGACGCTGTGCGAGGCCAACGCGGTGTGCGTGGGGTTCGCGCCGGAGGTCTTCGATCTCGACGACGACGAGAACCTGGTGATCGGGCCGGTTCCGGAGGATGAAGTAGAACGTGTTTCGCAAGCGGTGACGAACTGCCCGAAGAATGCCCTGTTCACGACCGGTTGA
- a CDS encoding acyl-CoA dehydrogenase family protein yields MDFSLTEAQNDLSALTRRILADQVTAESLGPHGSGGFDAPLWTVLARSGVLDAALPSTVGGGGFGLLEQCSVLIEIGRAVAPVPYLSSVVQAGSVLTDPLLAERWLLPVSRGKAVLAVALGGSFVASDGRLTGTQTAVPFAAFADALLVEAADGVYIVEKDAVGVSIDAQSTTDHADAGLVTLSDAPGVALGDVGEQLRLRGALGACAQQLGVLECALELTAAYTRERKQFDKVLGSFQAVRHRLADAYIDVEAVRLTLWQAAWKLSEGLPAAADVATAKFWAAEAGHRVAHTAVHLHGGVGIDVEHPIHRYFAAAKRLEFTSGGATEQLLGLGRALVSGNPG; encoded by the coding sequence GTGGACTTCTCCCTCACCGAAGCACAAAACGACCTTTCCGCGCTGACCCGGCGCATTCTCGCCGACCAGGTCACCGCGGAATCGCTGGGCCCGCATGGCTCCGGCGGTTTCGATGCTCCACTGTGGACGGTTCTGGCCCGGTCCGGCGTCCTCGACGCGGCCCTGCCCTCGACGGTCGGCGGCGGCGGTTTCGGGTTGCTGGAACAGTGCTCTGTCCTGATCGAGATCGGCCGCGCGGTCGCGCCGGTCCCCTATCTGTCGTCGGTCGTCCAGGCTGGCTCGGTGCTCACTGATCCGTTGCTGGCCGAGCGATGGCTGCTGCCGGTTTCGCGCGGTAAAGCCGTGCTCGCTGTCGCCCTGGGCGGGTCGTTCGTCGCTTCAGACGGACGCCTCACGGGTACGCAGACCGCTGTTCCCTTCGCAGCCTTCGCGGACGCCTTACTCGTCGAAGCTGCCGACGGCGTGTACATCGTCGAGAAGGACGCTGTTGGGGTCTCTATCGACGCGCAGTCCACCACGGACCATGCTGACGCTGGTTTGGTGACGCTGTCCGACGCCCCCGGAGTCGCTCTCGGCGATGTCGGCGAACAGCTGCGCCTTCGCGGCGCTCTCGGCGCTTGCGCGCAACAGTTGGGTGTCTTGGAATGCGCGCTCGAACTGACCGCTGCGTACACGCGCGAACGCAAGCAGTTCGACAAGGTGCTGGGCAGCTTTCAGGCCGTCCGACACCGCCTCGCCGACGCGTACATCGACGTCGAGGCCGTACGGCTGACGCTATGGCAGGCAGCCTGGAAACTCTCCGAAGGCCTGCCCGCTGCCGCTGACGTGGCCACGGCGAAGTTCTGGGCCGCCGAAGCCGGACACCGCGTCGCGCACACCGCAGTGCACCTGCACGGCGGCGTCGGCATCGATGTCGAGCACCCCATCCACCGCTACTTCGCCGCCGCGAAGCGCCTGGAGTTCACCAGCGGCGGCGCGACGGAGCAGCTATTGGGGTTGGGCAGGGCCCTCGTGAGCGGCAATCCCGGTTAG
- a CDS encoding metal-dependent transcriptional regulator: MSYADEGDSVNDLIDTTEMYLRTIYELEEEGVVPLRARIAERLQQSGPTVSQTVARMERDGLVVVADDRHLQLTDHGHDLAVAVMRKHRLAERLLVDVIGLEWEHVHNEACRWEHVMSEAVERKLVKLLDHPTTSPYGNPIPGLDKLGDGDPAPRAEDGLVRLDEYARTGGGEVEIRRIAEHVQLDESLLTELRTVGIVPGGLVTVGKASGGSATVEVKGTETTAQVSTAALHAVLALAK; this comes from the coding sequence ATGAGCTACGCGGACGAAGGGGACAGCGTGAACGATCTCATCGACACCACCGAGATGTACCTGCGTACCATCTACGAGCTCGAAGAGGAAGGTGTCGTCCCGCTGCGGGCCCGGATCGCGGAGCGGCTGCAGCAGAGCGGGCCCACCGTGAGCCAGACCGTGGCCAGGATGGAGCGCGACGGGCTGGTCGTCGTCGCCGACGACCGGCATCTGCAGCTCACCGACCACGGCCACGACCTCGCCGTCGCGGTCATGCGCAAGCACCGGCTCGCCGAACGCCTCCTCGTCGACGTGATCGGCCTCGAGTGGGAGCACGTGCACAACGAGGCGTGCCGCTGGGAGCACGTGATGAGCGAGGCCGTCGAGCGCAAGCTGGTGAAGCTGCTCGACCACCCGACCACGTCGCCCTACGGCAACCCGATCCCCGGCCTGGACAAGCTCGGCGACGGCGATCCCGCGCCGCGCGCCGAGGACGGCCTGGTGCGCCTCGACGAGTACGCCCGCACCGGCGGCGGCGAGGTGGAGATCCGCCGCATCGCCGAGCACGTGCAGCTCGACGAGTCGCTGCTCACCGAGCTGCGGACGGTCGGGATCGTGCCCGGCGGGCTCGTCACGGTCGGCAAGGCTTCCGGCGGCAGCGCGACCGTCGAGGTCAAGGGCACCGAGACCACGGCGCAGGTGTCCACCGCGGCGCTGCACGCCGTGCTGGCGCTCGCCAAGTGA
- a CDS encoding DJ-1/PfpI family protein: MERRTFLRGSAAAGAAMAATSAAAVPAAAAAGAAAGTEAASTGAATGAAATEAAVGRRPLRVQVVLFDGVEEQDFAGPYEVFSAAGMHAKRGTDVSYVRVDGPGFVRASYGTKVEVERGWSPQDADIIVVPGGGYGKRKGPGIWAEIDRRVLPDALAAAPRKGLTLASLCTGTLLLGAAGLVRGRPCTTHHGAVETLVQQGGVVKKARVVDDGDVVTSGGITSGLDLALWLVKRELGADAAAGLEEMLEYEARGVVWTRG; encoded by the coding sequence ATGGAGCGAAGGACATTCCTGCGCGGGTCGGCGGCGGCCGGAGCGGCGATGGCGGCGACGTCCGCCGCGGCGGTACCGGCTGCTGCGGCGGCTGGGGCTGCTGCAGGGACCGAGGCTGCATCGACCGGAGCAGCGACCGGGGCGGCGGCGACTGAGGCCGCGGTCGGGCGGCGGCCGTTGCGGGTGCAGGTCGTGTTGTTCGACGGCGTCGAGGAGCAGGACTTCGCCGGTCCGTACGAGGTGTTCTCCGCGGCGGGCATGCACGCGAAGCGCGGCACGGACGTTTCATACGTGCGCGTGGACGGGCCGGGCTTCGTGCGCGCTTCGTACGGGACGAAGGTGGAGGTCGAGCGCGGCTGGTCCCCGCAGGACGCTGACATCATCGTCGTGCCCGGCGGCGGTTACGGGAAGCGGAAGGGGCCGGGCATCTGGGCGGAGATCGACCGCCGGGTGCTGCCGGACGCGCTCGCCGCCGCGCCGCGCAAGGGGCTGACTCTGGCGTCGCTCTGCACGGGCACGCTTCTGCTCGGCGCGGCCGGACTGGTGCGCGGACGTCCGTGCACGACGCACCACGGCGCGGTCGAGACGCTTGTCCAGCAGGGAGGCGTGGTCAAGAAAGCCCGCGTGGTCGACGACGGCGACGTGGTCACCTCGGGCGGCATCACGAGCGGGCTGGACCTGGCCTTGTGGCTGGTCAAACGGGAACTCGGCGCCGACGCGGCGGCCGGGCTGGAGGAGATGCTGGAGTACGAGGCGCGCGGCGTCGTCTGGACGCGCGGCTGA
- a CDS encoding 3-oxoacyl-ACP reductase, translating into MTLEGKVAVVTGAGAGLGRAEALALAREGASVVVNDIGEATDVVAEIEKHGGKALAVAGDVSSAETAKELLSAAVDHFGSLDIVVNNAGVLRDRMLFSMSDEDWDKVIAVHLRGHFLLSRNAAAYWRDRSKMEGQPVYGRLVNTASEAFLVGSPGQPNYSAAKAGIAALTMSAARGLAKYGVRANTICPRARTAMTADVFGEAPKDVLDPLSVEHVAPFVAFLASPDADAINGQVFVVHGGMVALLKPPSVEERFDTANGAWTTGELAATVGAHFADRDPERMFAATDLLSLP; encoded by the coding sequence ATGACTCTCGAGGGCAAGGTCGCTGTCGTCACCGGGGCCGGAGCGGGGCTCGGCCGGGCCGAGGCGCTCGCGCTGGCCCGCGAAGGCGCGTCCGTCGTGGTCAACGACATCGGCGAGGCGACGGACGTCGTGGCCGAGATCGAGAAGCACGGCGGCAAAGCGCTCGCGGTGGCCGGGGACGTCTCCTCGGCCGAGACCGCGAAGGAACTGCTGTCGGCCGCGGTGGACCACTTCGGCAGCCTCGACATCGTCGTGAACAACGCGGGCGTGCTCCGCGACCGGATGCTGTTCTCGATGTCCGACGAAGACTGGGACAAGGTCATCGCGGTGCACCTGCGCGGGCATTTCCTGCTGTCCCGCAACGCCGCAGCGTACTGGCGCGATCGCTCCAAAATGGAGGGACAGCCGGTGTACGGCAGGCTGGTGAACACCGCGTCCGAGGCGTTCCTGGTCGGTTCGCCGGGCCAGCCCAACTACTCGGCGGCCAAGGCGGGCATCGCGGCGCTCACCATGTCCGCGGCGCGCGGGCTGGCGAAATACGGCGTGCGCGCCAACACGATCTGCCCGCGCGCCCGCACCGCGATGACCGCGGATGTCTTCGGCGAAGCGCCCAAGGACGTGCTCGATCCGTTGTCCGTCGAGCATGTCGCTCCGTTTGTCGCATTTCTTGCCTCACCGGACGCGGACGCCATCAACGGGCAGGTTTTCGTCGTCCACGGCGGCATGGTCGCGTTGCTGAAGCCGCCGTCGGTGGAGGAGCGGTTCGACACCGCCAACGGCGCCTGGACCACCGGCGAACTCGCCGCGACCGTCGGCGCGCACTTCGCCGATCGCGACCCGGAGCGGATGTTCGCCGCGACCGATCTGCTTTCGCTGCCCTGA